The genomic segment ATAAACAAAGGGTTATCCTGTTACTCATATGACCATATAGTAGGCCGAGAGGAAGCATATTGAGGGGATATAGTGTTAAAGAGAAGATTATTTGGTTCGTTGTACCTGTTTGAACAAGCTGAGttgagtttctgtttagttgattgaatctgaaatcacatgagcggatgcaagagcTAAGATTTTGATTAATTGCTCATATGAAAGTGATTTTGTGATATTGACAAATAAGCTCGCTTGTATGAGTGGATATAACAGCTTTAATCCGTCTAGCTAGGTTGTATGCGTACATTTGTATGTGTCAAATTAGACTGAAACAGTATATATGAACAACTAAACACActttttttaagattatatgCATTCACGAGATCATGATCCTTAATGCGGACGACCAATCACCCACAAAAGGAACGAACACCTCTCTCAGATCGTCGTGTCGGTGTTTGTACCAAAGAAATGACCATGTGTTGGTGCAACCATTTTGCTGCTTTTATGTTTTTAGGGAAATACAGAAAGAAAAAGGCGTTTAGTGAAATTAATGAGAACCGGCGTTGAGCACCCTCGAGTACGGATGGTGCGAGTGCAACAGCGTGATCCGATTGAATCGCATCCGGTGATATTGAATGTTGATCGGTGATGGATGCTACGTGTAGTAGTATGTTACCTGCTGATCCAGATGGCAAACCGGCAATGCCTTATTGGCATGGCACGTGGTACGTGAGTCCTGGTCATTTTGTTGTGCTTGTCCCTACTATTATTTGATACGGATATAATTGTAAAAATCTGATTTGGATTGGAATATCTGATTCAGAATCTGTTATATTATATAGAGGAATCTGACTCGAATTTAAGTACTGACTTTGACAAATATAATTTAAGTGTTCGAGTAACACTACTTGCCCCGCTGGTTCCATGTCCCCATGATCCATCCATCTCGTGCGCTCGATCGGGCCATCGGGGCCCTGTCCTTGAGTGCTCATGATCCTACGATCGTCGGCACACCGCTTCCGCATGGCGCGCCTCCGTCGCGTCGTgtcccgcgccgcgccgcgcgagGACGGTGCTGGCGGCTAGCGCTGCCGCCTGCCGCTATTCGGCGTGTCAGGATTGCTGCGCAGGCGCGCCGAGGCAGAGGAAGCGACAAAGCGAGTCGGCGGCGACAGGTGGAGGAGATCCCAGAGCACAGCAGAGCAGGCATCCATCGATCCCGTCAGGCGCCAACTCCAAcgcctccacttcctcctcTGTCTTCCTCTGTACTTGTACACGCGCGAACGACAATtcagagaaagggagagagagtgtgtgttaCTGAACAGCGAgagaaaaaggaggaggaggtagcGGGCAGCCATCATCACCCCAGAAAGGTAAACGACGAGCAGGTCACGTACGTGCAcgaatctctctccctctctatctaCTCCGCTTTACGCTTCTCTGATTCCCCCTCCCTTTCTCGTCGCCATGATAAACCAATGATTCCGTCAGAATCGAATTAGATCACTCGCCACACGCTCCTCCCTTGCAGAGCCGCTTCCAGAGGttcgtgctctctctctctctctctctctctctctctctctccgaccAGTCGCCGGGCCAGAGCCGATCAAATCTTCGGTTGGATCTCCTCCTCTTCGCTGCATTCCTCTATGCTTCACTCCTTGACGCGAACACAGGTAATCAGCGGCTCGTGACCGTGATAcggtttcttttctttttctccagGCGGCGAACGGCGGACGCGGAGACCGTGCGTTCTCCGAGGCGGCCAAGTcaacgccggcggcggccgcgggcgGTGATCGGTTGGTCGATCCCGTGCGGATCCGAGGGCCGGCGCGCTAGGCAATCCGACCAGCTCGTCGCCGTCGATGGGGTCGTTCAAGGGCCACGTGCTGCCGGGCACTCTCTTCCTGGCGGTGGGATTGTGGCGTGTGTGGGCGTCCGTGGCGCGGTTCGCCGCCGACCCGTCAAACTTCCGCGTCCGCGCGTGGAACCCCGTCACGGCGGGGCCGGCGCCGCTGCGGCTGCTGGAGCTGTACGTGGTGGCCGGCGGCGCGTTCGCGGACATGTGCGTGGAGGTGCTCTACTCCACGCACCTCCGCAtcttcgccggcggcgaggtcaACCCGGCGCACCTCAACGACCTAGAGCACGGCGGCATGCTCCTCATGTTCTTCCTCTTCGGCGCGCTCGCCCTCCTCTCCCAGAAAACCAGGTCAGCCACCGCCATCGACGACGACCCACTCTCCTCCCTCGCTTGCTCATCTTCTAGACCCCTTCACGGATCACAACCAACACGATCCACATGATCAAGATCCCATTTTTTCGCTAAAAAAACTCCGCCTTTTCCTCATTTGAACCTAAGGAAtaacaaaatttaaaactttttatttagAACAAGATTAGGATTTTGATTGCGGATGAACACGATCAGCTAACTGCCACGGGCGTCGTACATGCGAATTGAAAGGAAAAGGCGACACGGTTGGTTGGATTAGTTGGGTGGTGCAGGATTCTTCCTTGCGGCAGATGGTTTTTGACTATTGGGGCGTCCGCATCTGGATTCTTGAACGGTCACAGGGGCCTGCAAGGATTGGCTGGTCCAGGCTAAGCCATGTGGTCTAGCTCACCAAAGATGGTCCAGCTTGGCTCGTACTTACAACAGTAGTTTCATAgtacttattttttaaaagatttttcAGAGTACCTTTTTGAATGCACATAATCCCAGTCCAGGTAGCCAATAGGCAACCTAACTTTGCGAAAGCGATAATATTTATGAATTGTTAGTACTAACTAGTAGTTAGTTGTTGACTGTGTAACAGTCAATAGATTTTTAACAGTGTTCACCGCTCTTAGCCTCTCAGTGCAGAATCTGAATTGGGATGAATGAACTTTTAACAGTGAATAGATCTTTTTAgcacttttttttagatttttgttttagatCTTGCAGACTTGAGCTGGACAAAAAGAGAACACATGGCGATGGTTTTTTCTTTTAGTCTCTACTAGAGCCTGTTTGATAAAGCTCTCTCTGATATAATTTTTATGAGTAAAATAATTACTTAGGAAAAGTAATTATACGAGTGAAAGTGATTTTCTAAGTAAATTACATGGAGTAAGTGATTTAGTGAGAAAAGTGAATCACAGGTAGCTGATTTTTCCGTTCTTAATATCTAGTTCATTTAAAAGAATCTCTCTCACGAGAGTGATAGTTGAATTCCGCATCATCTCTTTTCATACTCTCATCCATCTAATAAAATCacttaaaatttgaataatttatccacttttGTTATACACTCTCGTTCTCTAGCCTTTATGCCACGTCACCGGCTATGGATATGtgacatattttactaataaaaataaaaaagaaattataaaaaaaatagtagataatcttcttctttttcagaTCACTTCTAAAATCACACTGCGACATTGTTCCCGATATACTCGTTCAGCGACACTTCCATAGCGCATCTATATGTTCATACCTTAaatttatgtttaatattatcacacctaatatttatattttagttGTAACGTATGTTACTTAGCTAGTGCCTTTAAAGTGGGAGATGGTCACTACTGTTAGGTGCAATAGCAAATGCAGCCTGACTCTGTTTTGCATTTGGTTGCTGTGGGCCCAGTTTGATCTTAGTGCATGCAATCCTTTTCCCCTGCAATCGTATTGTCTGCTTGACATTTTCCCCTGCAATCATATTGTCAGTGGAATCCCTGCttagcttttttcttttcctgtgATCATATTGCCATtttggtttatcttgtgatctTGTCCCTGACTCCCTGCAACCATTGTTAACAAAAGTCACTGATGCTACTCACTGTAAAGTACGACACAACAATCATGAGTTCATGACCCCATTACCCTGTGGAGGAGAAAGTAACAATGAACCCTTCAACAGTTTTCAGGGCAAGGAACTTTTTGTTTTTGGCAAATCCAGTGcaaagaacttgagcagtcggaACGTAGGAATTTCGCAGGGAACAACGCAAAATACATAGAATTTGTGTGGAATTCATACCCGTCCAAAGGCGAACTAAGTCATAAGTGTGACAGTGATTTATTTCTATACATAATCCGTTGTTATAGgtcatttttttctttagttACCGCTCAGTTGATCATCATCTGAGACAGAGTATGCTCAATAAGCTCTCCGCGATGGCGATCGCCGCAGGTGCCTGCCGTTGACGGACGGTGCGCTGTGCCtggtggcggcgacggcgttcACGGCGGAGTTCCTGCTcttctacttccactccacCACCCACATGGGGCTGGAGGGCTACTACCACtacctcctcgtcgtcctcatcGGCCTCTGCATCGCTGCCACCGTCCTCGGCGCGCTCCTGCCGGCCAGCTTCCCCGCCGACCTCGGCGCCGGCGTCCTCATCGCCCTGCAGGGCCTCTGGTTCTACCAGACCGCGCTCACGCTGTACGGGCCCATGCTCCCCACGGGCTGTGCCCGCGACGCCGACGGCCACATCGAGTGCCGCAACCGTGGCGCAGAGGAGCGCGCCGAGCAGCTCGCCAACTTCCAGCTGTTCGGGCACGTGTTCCTCGCGTTCGTGTACGTGCTCGGATGCTACGCCGTCGCCGCGGCCAGGTACGGGCACCCGGACCTGACGACGACGCACGCCACGCACGTCGCCGCGACGGAGCTCCGGGGCGCCGGCGGTGACGAGGGCGCGATCTAGTGGCTGCCTCTGctgttcttcctcctcttcttgaaTCTGGTATAGGAGTACATGGTCAGAAGATGCTGGGATGTTCAAGAGTTCAGGCTTCAGCTCAGCATAAGCATTGGGAGTGTACATTTTTGGGATTAATTACAACAAATTCACAAAGGATTTGATCAGTTACTTGTGCTGTAACAGTTGATGATTTTTGTATGCTTATTACATGAGGGATAGAATAAGAGGGAGAGTTCTTGTTGAGtgctgtgcaaaagtgctcttTCAGCTCAGCTATTTGTGTTGTACATGACAAGACGTTGGTTTCCACTTTGTTGACAAAAGAGTTCGATTGATTAGTTTCCACTTTGTTCTAGTATTGTACCGTCTGTCATATGAATGTTCAGAGTTTTGGCTCTGTTTCGCAAAAGCAAAGCACATAGGTGTAGGGAGTAGAATGTCCTCTGCCTCACCGGGAGGCAACGTAATTAGGGACGGGTCAAGATTAACCTAGACGCTCGAATTCTGGTTGGTCAGCCCCTTCTCTACTTGAGGCATAATTAACCACGCAAAGCGCAGCCCAGTGCGAGACCAGGGCTTGATCCCAGGCCAATGTTGCGTAACTCACTAATGTAGTACCTAAAATATTATCTAAAAGTGCAGTTTTATGATAGCATAACCAAAGTTAGCGTAGTTCTTTAATGTTTAAAGAAATCTGTTCTTCATTGGTCTAAGGCATCCAATTTGCTAATGTGGCGTCGCCATTGGAGGTGGAATGGAATACTTCAGATTTTTCCGGTTACATGCAATACTTCAGATGTTCAAAGTTCCGATTTCCTATCTGAATTATCGAGTTCGGTCAAAGCCGATGAACACAAATTCAAAATGACGATGTATATGAGTTCTAGTTCTAATCTGGTCGTGACCTGAGTACCAAGTAATTTGGCCATTTTCCACCGGATAAACACACGAATGTGATACAAATGCACATGTAAAATAGACGATTTAAAAACACAAGAATTTTATAGGATCAGGTGTTTTGATATGGGTAGGAAAAACACATGAACTTTTGGAAGATTATTAAgagcaaaaatatatattctaCTTAATTAACCACGATGTTCCCTCGTATCACCTTCGTCTATCTCTCTCGTCTATTACTATCACTTTCGAGTCTTCGTCCTGTTCCAagtcagcggcggcggccagcgAGCAGCGAGTTGAGCTGCGGCAGCAGCTTCGAATCAAGCGAGCGGCGGCGCGATTCGCAACCACCGGTGACCGGTGAGTCCTAGCTCGCGTGCTCTCGTTCTTCTTGGCCGTCCCAAGAGCTACTGCTCactgcacacacacacacacacacagcaaCTCTACTCCTTGCGCTCGCCCAGGGACACAGATCCATGGAGGTCGTGATGGGGGCACTGTCGAGGCTCATCCTCAAGCTTGGCGATCTGCTCGTCGGCGAGTACAAGCTGCAAAAGGGGGTGAAGGGGGAGATCATGTTCCTCCAACCTGAGCTCGAGAGCATGCAGGGCGCCCTCGAGGATATCTCGGGAGTTCCCTCGGACCAGCTTGACAGTCAGGACAAGATCTGGGCCAGCGATGTGCGAGAGCTGTCCTACGACATGGAGGACAGTATCGACATGTTCATGGTGCGCTGCAACGGCGGCGAGCCGGCCGCCGGGCCGCATGGCATGAGGGTGTTCATGGAGAGGAGCCTCGATTTGCTGACAAGGTTCAAGATTCGCCGTCAGATTGCTACTGACATCAGAGACATCAAGAGGCGTGTCATAGAGGTGCGCGAGCGGCGTGAGAGGTACAAGATCGACGGTGTTGTAGCTAAGCATGCTGTTGTTGATCCTCGTTTATTGGCTCATTACACGAAGGTGGCAGAGCTCGTTGGCATCGACGACACAAGAGATGAGCTAATCAAGATTTTGATCGAAGGGAACCAAGTGTCCAAGCAGCAAGGCAAGATAATTTCCATAGTTGGATTTGGGGGGCTGGGAAAGACAACTCTTGCTAATGCAGTGTATGAAAAGCTTAGAGGACAATTCGATTGCTGGGCTTTTGTTTCAGTGTCTCAAACTCCTGACATGAGAAAATTATTCAAGGGCATGCTCTATGAACTTGGCAAGAGCATCAATGAAGAAACATTGGATGAGAGGCAGCTCATCGATGAAATTAGAAAATTCCTTCAGACGAAGAGGTACGAAGGAATCACAGAACACTAGCCATCAATTAATGTATATGAATGTTATTTTCCAAAGTTAATTTACACCATATGTTTCACAATATTATACGGTAACGGTCACGCACAAAGATTAAGTTGGCACTAAGTCCAGAAAAAAGAGTGCAGGCACCCTAACTAGCTTAATTTGCTTATTATGATATGGCTTTTGTGTTATATGTGCAGGTACTGCATTGTTATTGATGACATATGGGATATCTCAGTTTGGAAAATGATTAGATGTGCTTTGCCTGATGATATCGGTGGATTCATAATTATCACAACTACCCGTATTTTAAAGGTAGCTGAACAAGTTGGTGGTGCTTACAAGCTGAAACCCCTTTGTCTTGACAACTCCAGAAAATTATTGTACAGAAGAATATTTGTCAATGAAGAAAAATACAAATGTCTCGATGAGCACCTGACAGAAGTATCTgataaaatattaaagaaatgtGCCGGTGTACCATTAGCTATCATTACGATAGCTAGTTTGTTGGCTATTAAAGGAGGAAATAAAATGGAGTGGTATGAGGTGTACAACTCTATTGGTACTGGACTGGAGAATGGTCTAGATGTAGAGAATATGAGAAAGATTTTGTCATATAGCTATTATGATCTGCCACCCCATCTACGGACTTGTTTACTATATTTAAGTGTGTTTCCAGAAGATTATGAAATTAAAAAAGATCGTTTGATATGGATGTGGATAGCTGAAGGTTTTGTACAATGTGAAAAACAAGGGAAGAGCCTATTTGAACTTGGAGAGAGTTACTTCAACGAGCTCATAAACAGAAGCATGATCCAGCCTCTGTATGACATGCATGATTCTATGATAGAATCTTGCCGTGTACATGATATGGTTCTTGATCTTATCCGTTCCTTGTCAAGCGAAGAAAATTTTGCTACCATATTGAACAATGTGCACAAGACATCTCTGTCAAAAAAGGCTCGGAGGTTATCCGTTCAGAACAACATGGTAGATAATGCTACGCCTTGGGCTAGTATGAGCACACAGCAAGTGAGGTCAGTTGTTGCCTTTTCATCTGCTTTTAATCAAATGCCGGCCCTTGCGAGCTTCAGAGTTTTGCGTGTACTGGATTTGAAGAGTTATGATCTTCCACGAGGTTGCGATCTTAAGTATCTTggaaatttatttcacttgaggTACTTGGGACTAGGAAGGACACGTAGTGCTCAGCTCCCTGAAGAAATAGGAAACCTGCGATTTCTACAAATATTGGACGTAGTGGGCAGTAATATTTCTAGCTTGCCATCGACTGTTGTTCAGCTACGAGATTTGATGTGCCTGCGCATTGATGAGAATACAAGGGTGCCAAACGGGATTGGGAGCCTAACGTCCCTCGAAGAGCTCTCAACGTTATACATCTGCGATTCCACGGACATTACAGAAGAGCTATGCCATGCAACGGAGCTGAGGGTGCTGGATATTTTCTGCCGAACTGAATGGAGTGATATCTTGGAGAAATCTCTGGTGGCGTGCCTATGCAAGCTGCCAAGAATCCTGAGTCTCTCTATCCGGGTCCAATCTGGTGCATGGAACTTTGATGCTTTGGTCGCCCATCGACATCTCCGTAGATTGGAACTACATGACTGCTGGTTCTCTAGGCTGCCGGATTGGATGAGTCCCTTGCTTCTGGACCTCTCCTTCCTATGGATCTCCGTGAGGGAGCTGCAGCAGGAGGACCTCGACATCCTCGGGAGGTTGCCAGCTCTCCGCTATCTATATCTGAAGGTGGACCATGAGAGTCTCAAAATCCCCAGGAGATTCGTCGTTGCTGCTTGTTCGTTCCCATGCCTGGCAGGATGCAGGTTGTTGGGATTTGTAGGAGCCGTGGTGTTCCAGCAAGGAGCTATGACGAGGCTCACAGGCCTTGCCTTCACGTTCCATGCACGCGAGGTGAGAGAAATCGCCAACAGCGACGGTAGTTTCGACTTGGGCCTGGGGAACCTGCTGTCGCTCCAGGATGTCGCCGTTTACTTCCGATCTGGAGGTGCCAACGAGAGGGAAGTGGAGGAAGCGAAGGCTGCACTGAGCCATGCGATTGAGATTCATCCCAATCATCCCAACGTTGACATATGGGGCTGAAGGTGCGCTAGCCCCAGCccagttcttttcttttcttctttttttctcctttcatGTAACCTTAGTTTCCTCTGTTTCTTTCTCTCAGAATCAGATTGATGATGGACTGGACAACAGATTTCTAGCCTAGCGCTGATGGATCAGGATCCGCTGACTTCACTTCTTTTGAAGTCATGGCGTGACTTCACTCTAAGAGTCGTCCAATCTATAATCGACGCCTAAGATTGAATCTCAGCTTCACTGGAATTCAATGTTTTCTAGTTAGTTATGCAACATTTTCCGGTTTCGGAACTAGTTCAATGTTTTCCAGTTAGTTATGCAACATTTTCCGATTAGTTATACAACATTTTTCGGTTTGGAGTAAAGTCACGGTGACTTTAAATGGGTGAAGTTAGAGTATACTGATCCAGCCGATCGCCATGTTTGCAAAGATTAAAATGCTCGCTGATTGTGTTCATGTTTTATTTACTCATTTCACCAAGGACATGTTGCATGTCAGGAAATATGGTGCAGATAGAAAGACAGCTTTTTTATCGTTATTGTACGGAATGATATGTTTGCGAGTTTAGAATCTGATACAAGAAATGAAATCTCACTTGTAACTCCACCAATTGGTAACTCCTCTTCAGGTAGTGGCTATGATTatgtaatttttgtagcaagtGTACCTAATCGTGTATTAGATTTTGGGGATTACAAGTGTGACAACACATGAATACCCTCTATTTTTGGTGATTATCAAATAGAAAACTTTTTGTTCAGAATCGCTGTTATCAGCTCCTGCAACTAGTTAGTTAAAATTGCAACCGGAGTTTGTTAAATCTGTGATAGTAGTGAAGATTACAACCTCGAactggaatttttttaaatctgtGATTATCATAAGATCACAACGAGACTTGCTAGGAATCTAAGGTTTGCATTTCTAGCTAAAATGCAAATAATATGGAAAGAACAAAATCAGCTGTTCTCCATGTAGTTTTAAGATTCTGGTAATACCAATACTGAAAGTATGCCGCCTCTGAACATATATCAGGCTTTCCCTGTCTGCTACGCCCAGCTTTTCTCTGTATTAAATCACTCAAGAACTTGGCTAATTTCATTGCCAAGGTATTtgaacaaaactacaaatatgatTAATAGTTCCcttgcacatgctcttgtataAACCACTGGAGTTACACAACCCCATGGTTACTGTTGGAAGGGATTgatgtttttccttttaaatAGCCGCGTGAACTTCTGTTCTGTGTAGGTTGAAGTAAATGCATATAATCAGTTGCTGTGAAAACAAAGTTGCTGTGAAAACAAAGGCAATCACCATGTCATGCTGAATCCTTATTCCTTAAAATGCTTGACTTGTAGACTATATTTGCATGCTTAAGGAGTATTATGATCCTTATGCTTACCTTGGTGTCTTCCTTGTTAGGTTTAGTCCCACATCGGATATTAATGATGGGCGAAAATAATTTAAAAGGTGGAGGGTCTCTCACCCATTAGTCTGGTCTTTTAGATGGAGGGTGGCCCAAGACTTTGGTCGTGGCTCTGGTTGGGCCTATGCATATAGTAGGCTCAATGTAACTTGGGCGGATGGGCGTTGGCTTGTGAGTATGACGAGCTGGGTTGAACCGTTGCGTGCTATGATAAATGGTATGGGAGCTTTAGATCTTAAACCCAGAACGTGTCCTAGGGCTCATGGTTACGGGCAATGTCACCCGGTGTGTGATGAGAGAGATTATTGGGTTTAGTCCCGCATCGCATCCTGATGATGAGCATGATTTTAAAGGTGGAGGGTTCCTCACCTATCAATCTAGTCTTTTGGGTTGGGGTGGCCCCAGATTTTGATCATGGCTCCGGTTGGGTCTGTGTGTATAGCAGGCGTAATGTGACTTGGGAAAGGCGGAGGGATCCTCACTCATCAGTCTAGTCTTTTGGGTTAGGGTGGCTCCGAACTTTGATTGTGGCTCCGGTTGGGCTTGTGCGTATAGCAGATGTAATGTGACTTGGGAAAGGCGGAGGGTTTCTCACTCATCAGTCTAGTCTTTAGGGTGGCTCCGGATTTTAATTGTGACTCCGGTTGGACCTATGCGTATAGCAGGTGTAATGTGACCTGGGAAAGGTGGAGGATTCCTCACTTATCAATCTAGTCTTTTGGGTTGGGTGGCTCTAATTGGACTTGTGCGCGTAGCAGGCGTATAGTAGGCTTAACGTGACTTGGGTGGAGGGGCGCCAGCTCATGGGTATAGCAAGCTAGGCCAGACCACTGCTCTAACATTCCTGCTAGCCTGTTAAAGCTAACCTTTTGTCAATACTAATGCACTGCAGGGATCTTGCCGTTGGGTTATGATACCACAATGTGTTGGCCTGGCGAACCTGCAACTTTGAGGTCTGCAAAGAACCAGACAGAAGGGTATTCCTTCAGCAAGCTTTGATGCGACGATGCCGCCCACCATGCTCACCAAGATCAGGAGGAATAACAGATTTGGGCCTTGACAGGAGCCAAGGACTTCGTGAACCTCATTGCAATAACATAACTGAACATCGGTGTGCACTGTTATGGCAATGTCTTTGGATAGAGGTGCACAAGATATGTAAATGTTTGTAGGGTGTGTTCCTGCATTGCATTTGCTGAACCATACAACCTAGCCTGCAGCGATTTTATTACCTCACAGTCTCAGAAAATAAGAATCCCTTGTTTAATTCCTACATTGCATTTGCTGTACCATACAACCTAACCTGAATGGCTTGTAATAGGACGATCGGTCTGCTAGTGGTTTTGGCTGACAGTTTCTGATGGTACTGTGATGCGTTATGCTTTTTGAAGGATTTGAACTTGCAACAAGTGCTCCTAATTTTAGAAGCTGCGTCTAGTGCAGTTGGCTAGAGCGCGTTGTTGCGCTCGCGCCACCCACATTCGAGGCATGCTCGACGTCGATTCTCACTAATTTCACAGTCGGAACTTATCTTACTATATTTCCTAAAAAACAAGTGTGCCTAGTTTCGGTGTTGACTACACGGTAAAGTTTCTCTTAGGAGTTAGCTGCACTCAGTACCTTCTATTTTGCTCGCAATTTAgttttttgttgcaaaaagaTTTGATTGTAATTTGCTATCCTTGATGATGGAGCCCGGGATTTGCCTGTtatggaggggggggggggaacctGTACCGTTTGTTCATATGAATCTTCAAAGACTTGCCTCTCTGACAGAGAAGCACAAGAGGTTATTTTTCGTGATTTGCAGCTTGTGACCTTGATCATCTTGTGTGTCAGTTCGTGATTAGAGCGCTAGAGCTGGATGGTaattttttggagcaaaaattaTAGGAAAGGGCAACGAAATTTAGGGAAAACGTTGACTGCTACGTACAAAAAATAACACGACGCCTGAGAGATTCGAACTCTCGCGGGGAAACCCCATGTACTTAGCAGGCACACGCCTTAACCACTCGGCCAAAGCGTCGATTTATGTCCAGATGTGtgatataatttaattaaacaACCAAAAGAACATGCTGCCTCTCCGAAACCTGCTGGATTTACATGTTACGAAAAACATAATGTGCATAATAAAAGTCTGTTTGGCAGAGTTCTTGTAATAGTTGTTAGAGTTGAATTAGTAAGAGTTTCACTAAATAATAGTTTGTATTTTTCAGCTTTCAGGTGATTTCGTGGAAATGATTTcttaaaataaactagatattGAGAATTGAAAATACCAGTTTCCACTA from the Phragmites australis chromosome 19, lpPhrAust1.1, whole genome shotgun sequence genome contains:
- the LOC133899987 gene encoding disease resistance protein RGA5-like isoform X1, translating into MFPRITFVYLSRLLLSLSSLRPVPSQRRRPASSELSCGSSFESSERRRDSQPPVTATLLLALAQGHRSMEVVMGALSRLILKLGDLLVGEYKLQKGVKGEIMFLQPELESMQGALEDISGVPSDQLDSQDKIWASDVRELSYDMEDSIDMFMVRCNGGEPAAGPHGMRVFMERSLDLLTRFKIRRQIATDIRDIKRRVIEVRERRERYKIDGVVAKHAVVDPRLLAHYTKVAELVGIDDTRDELIKILIEGNQVSKQQGKIISIVGFGGLGKTTLANAVYEKLRGQFDCWAFVSVSQTPDMRKLFKGMLYELGKSINEETLDERQLIDEIRKFLQTKRYCIVIDDIWDISVWKMIRCALPDDIGGFIIITTTRILKVAEQVGGAYKLKPLCLDNSRKLLYRRIFVNEEKYKCLDEHLTEVSDKILKKCAGVPLAIITIASLLAIKGGNKMEWYEVYNSIGTGLENGLDVENMRKILSYSYYDLPPHLRTCLLYLSVFPEDYEIKKDRLIWMWIAEGFVQCEKQGKSLFELGESYFNELINRSMIQPLYDMHDSMIESCRVHDMVLDLIRSLSSEENFATILNNVHKTSLSKKARRLSVQNNMVDNATPWASMSTQQVRSVVAFSSAFNQMPALASFRVLRVLDLKSYDLPRGCDLKYLGNLFHLRYLGLGRTRSAQLPEEIGNLRFLQILDVVGSNISSLPSTVVQLRDLMCLRIDENTRVPNGIGSLTSLEELSTLYICDSTDITEELCHATELRVLDIFCRTEWSDILEKSLVACLCKLPRILSLSIRVQSGAWNFDALVAHRHLRRLELHDCWFSRLPDWMSPLLLDLSFLWISVRELQQEDLDILGRLPALRYLYLKVDHESLKIPRRFVVAACSFPCLAGCRLLGFVGAVVFQQGAMTRLTGLAFTFHAREVREIANSDGSFDLGLGNLLSLQDVAVYFRSGGANEREVEEAKAALSHAIEIHPNHPNVDIWG
- the LOC133899989 gene encoding uncharacterized protein LOC133899989 → MGSFKGHVLPGTLFLAVGLWRVWASVARFAADPSNFRVRAWNPVTAGPAPLRLLELYVVAGGAFADMCVEVLYSTHLRIFAGGEVNPAHLNDLEHGGMLLMFFLFGALALLSQKTRCLPLTDGALCLVAATAFTAEFLLFYFHSTTHMGLEGYYHYLLVVLIGLCIAATVLGALLPASFPADLGAGVLIALQGLWFYQTALTLYGPMLPTGCARDADGHIECRNRGAEERAEQLANFQLFGHVFLAFVYVLGCYAVAAARYGHPDLTTTHATHVAATELRGAGGDEGAI
- the LOC133899987 gene encoding disease resistance protein RGA5-like isoform X2; the encoded protein is MEVVMGALSRLILKLGDLLVGEYKLQKGVKGEIMFLQPELESMQGALEDISGVPSDQLDSQDKIWASDVRELSYDMEDSIDMFMVRCNGGEPAAGPHGMRVFMERSLDLLTRFKIRRQIATDIRDIKRRVIEVRERRERYKIDGVVAKHAVVDPRLLAHYTKVAELVGIDDTRDELIKILIEGNQVSKQQGKIISIVGFGGLGKTTLANAVYEKLRGQFDCWAFVSVSQTPDMRKLFKGMLYELGKSINEETLDERQLIDEIRKFLQTKRYCIVIDDIWDISVWKMIRCALPDDIGGFIIITTTRILKVAEQVGGAYKLKPLCLDNSRKLLYRRIFVNEEKYKCLDEHLTEVSDKILKKCAGVPLAIITIASLLAIKGGNKMEWYEVYNSIGTGLENGLDVENMRKILSYSYYDLPPHLRTCLLYLSVFPEDYEIKKDRLIWMWIAEGFVQCEKQGKSLFELGESYFNELINRSMIQPLYDMHDSMIESCRVHDMVLDLIRSLSSEENFATILNNVHKTSLSKKARRLSVQNNMVDNATPWASMSTQQVRSVVAFSSAFNQMPALASFRVLRVLDLKSYDLPRGCDLKYLGNLFHLRYLGLGRTRSAQLPEEIGNLRFLQILDVVGSNISSLPSTVVQLRDLMCLRIDENTRVPNGIGSLTSLEELSTLYICDSTDITEELCHATELRVLDIFCRTEWSDILEKSLVACLCKLPRILSLSIRVQSGAWNFDALVAHRHLRRLELHDCWFSRLPDWMSPLLLDLSFLWISVRELQQEDLDILGRLPALRYLYLKVDHESLKIPRRFVVAACSFPCLAGCRLLGFVGAVVFQQGAMTRLTGLAFTFHAREVREIANSDGSFDLGLGNLLSLQDVAVYFRSGGANEREVEEAKAALSHAIEIHPNHPNVDIWG